From the genome of Nitrospiraceae bacterium:
CGCAGATTCGATGGTAATGGGAGATCCCAGATCAGTTGCCCGGATGAGGATACGCATACCGGTTCCAGGATGGACGGATGTCATGGTTGTCACTGCACATCCCCCCAGAGAGAGATCGAACATCGTTCCTTCTCGAATATCTGTATTCCCCGTGGTGGAAAAGAAGACTTGGAGATCAACCGGAATTCGCGGGTACTGTCGACATTCAATCATGGCGTCTTCTCCAATTGCGGGCGTGAGGGCTGGCCTCATGCCGATAGAAGTAGTCTAACAAACCGGGGCCTGGGGTAAAGAAAAAGCGGGGAAATGGGATAAGACAGTTGGGGAAAGGAGGCTACTGAGCGGGCATCTTTTCAAAGACTTTGAGGGCGACGGCCTTCTGTCGCATTTTTTTCACCAATCCCCCGTACGACACGTCGCGGATGATGGTCGTGAATTGAGACCGATAATTGCTCACAATACTCGCCCCGTCTATGACGACGTCATAGACCCGCCAATCGCCGGAGCGGTGGATAAGTCGGAAATCGATGGGAGTATCGATTTTCCTTCCTTTCAGTTGAG
Proteins encoded in this window:
- a CDS encoding PilZ domain-containing protein; translated protein: MIECRQYPRIPVDLQVFFSTTGNTDIREGTMFDLSLGGCAVTTMTSVHPGTGMRILIRATDLGSPITIESAAVRWSRYGEFGVEFMGISDIDQSRLSRLLQASTSYPIRPS